A part of Haliotis asinina isolate JCU_RB_2024 chromosome 10, JCU_Hal_asi_v2, whole genome shotgun sequence genomic DNA contains:
- the LOC137297909 gene encoding A disintegrin and metalloproteinase with thrombospondin motifs 9-like — protein sequence MATPSNTGHFITNQYVDDEKTRVGTNAQTQMVWMIGEEVKYVCDPPFSPRGRRVCQSDGSWTEFFCVLVTDCSQVKTCNNAYGDGEYWIVLEKYNNARVKIYCHDMSSDTPGHFVSLQEDNYSVMPTGCFSSYCGRTNFTKIKINLNNLQINTDHTFAEWSCKPGPYGRVMGCSSDAGADCGTVQVNVEGTSFKVSSESTLTGPADIVFSSNHSVMHGKCNGRCSACYSAHQGVRLRFAFSVKEHGTPDEDSANMTICV from the exons ATGGCGACCCCTTCCAATACAGGCCACTTCATCACAAACCAATACGTCGATGATGAAAAGACGAGAGTGGGCACG AATGCCCAGACTCAGATGGTGTGGATGATCGGGGAGGAGGTGAAGTATGTGTGTGATCCCCCATTTAGTCCACGGGGCAGGCGTGTCTGCCAGTCTGATGGGTCGTGGACGGAGTTCTTTTGTGTATTGGTCACAGACTGCAGCCAGGTGAAGACGTGCAACAATGCCTACGGTGATGGAGAATACTGGATTGTCTTGGAGAAGTACAACAACGCCAGGGTGAAGATCTACTGCCATGACATGTCATCTGATACTCCTGGACATTTCGTCAGCTTGCAGGAAGACAACTACTCAGTGATGCCAACAGGATGTTTCAGTTCCTACTGTGGACGAACAAACTTCACCAAGATCAAAATTAACTTGAACAATCTTCAGATAAATACTGACCACACCTTTGCTGAATGGTCGTGTAAACCTGGTCCTTACGGGCGTGTCATGGGTTGCAGTTCAGACGCCGGAGCAGACTGCGGCACGGTGCAAGTAAATGTTGAAGGAACTAGCTTCAAAGTAAGCAGTGAAAGCACTCTCACAGGACCAGCTGACATTGTATTCTCGTCCAACCACTCGGTGATGCATGGGAAATGTAACGGACGATGCAGTGCTTGCTACTCTGCCCACCAAGGAGTCAGATTAAGATTTGCCTTTTCGGTGAAAGAGCACGGTACTCCTGACGAAGACTCGGCTAATATGACTATCTGTGTTTGA